Proteins from a genomic interval of Clostridium sp. AN503:
- a CDS encoding U32 family peptidase — translation MRKTELLIPAGSLEVLKTAVIYGADAVYLGGEAFGLRAKAKNFTNEEIKEGIAFAHGRGVKVYITANILAHNEDLPGVEAYFEELKEIAPDALIISDPGVFAIARRVLPDMEIHISTQANNTNYGTYLFWYGLGAKRVVSARELSLKEIREIREKIPEDMEIESFIHGAMCISYSGRCLLSNFMVGRDANQGACTHPCRWKYSIVEETRPGEYMPVYENERGTYIFNSKDLCMIEYIPEMMDAGIDSFKIEGRMKTALYVATVARTYRKAIDDYQKDPALYRANLDWYREEIAKCTYREFTTGFYFGKPNEESQIYDNNTYVKNYTYLGTVEEVRADGCCRIEQKNKFSVGEQIEVMKPDGRNIEVTVRAITDEDGTPQESAPHPKQVLYVDLGTELEVYDILRRREEA, via the coding sequence ATGAGAAAAACAGAATTACTGATACCGGCGGGCAGCTTGGAAGTATTGAAGACCGCCGTGATATACGGGGCCGACGCGGTGTATTTGGGCGGCGAAGCCTTCGGACTTCGCGCAAAAGCGAAGAATTTTACCAATGAGGAGATCAAAGAGGGGATCGCATTCGCTCACGGGCGGGGCGTGAAAGTCTATATCACTGCCAATATCCTGGCTCACAATGAGGATCTGCCGGGTGTGGAGGCGTATTTTGAGGAACTCAAAGAGATCGCTCCGGATGCTCTGATCATCTCTGACCCCGGCGTCTTTGCCATTGCAAGGAGAGTGCTTCCGGATATGGAGATCCATATCAGCACCCAGGCCAACAATACCAATTATGGTACCTACCTTTTCTGGTATGGCCTCGGGGCAAAGCGGGTGGTTTCCGCGCGGGAGCTGTCGCTTAAGGAGATCAGGGAGATACGTGAGAAGATCCCGGAGGATATGGAGATTGAAAGTTTCATCCACGGGGCCATGTGCATCTCTTATTCAGGCAGATGCCTGCTGAGCAACTTCATGGTGGGAAGGGACGCCAACCAGGGCGCCTGTACCCATCCCTGCCGATGGAAATATTCCATCGTGGAGGAGACAAGGCCCGGCGAGTATATGCCTGTATATGAGAATGAGCGGGGCACCTATATTTTTAACTCCAAGGATCTTTGCATGATCGAGTATATCCCGGAGATGATGGATGCTGGGATCGACAGCTTTAAAATAGAAGGTCGCATGAAGACGGCGCTTTACGTGGCGACTGTGGCTCGGACCTATCGGAAGGCCATAGACGATTACCAGAAGGATCCCGCGCTTTACCGGGCCAACCTGGACTGGTACCGGGAGGAGATCGCAAAATGCACTTACCGGGAATTCACCACCGGCTTTTATTTTGGAAAGCCCAATGAGGAAAGCCAGATTTATGACAATAACACCTATGTAAAGAATTATACTTATCTGGGAACGGTGGAGGAAGTGCGTGCAGACGGCTGCTGCCGGATCGAGCAGAAGAATAAATTTTCCGTTGGAGAGCAGATTGAAGTGATGAAGCCGGACGGCCGCAATATAGAGGTGACCGTGCGCGCCATCACCGATGAGGACGGCACACCGCAGGAGAGCGCGCCCCATCCGAAGCAGGTCCTGTATGTGGACCTGGGGACGGAGCTGGAGGTGTATGATATTCTGCGGCGGAGGGAAGAAGCGTAA
- a CDS encoding YdcF family protein, which produces MLAWILAAGAVLCLAYYAIIVTYAGFGTAFSAVWLFLGIFLGVAAAGVRYYQRYPERIPLWIPVSLVTLCASGVIVLLVVQILIFGRIPSSAEPDLDYVIVLGAQVKPEGLSKTLKLRLDKAAEYARQNPDTLLVLSGAKGANEPVTEASAMREYLLEQGIEDEQMLLEERSYSTVENIAYSKILIEEDREQRHAAELKRTESERRVPGAAIMSEKLAAQMAEKPARIGILTSNFHLSRARLIARKQGLTDVRGIASESDKVLFVHFCLRDSLAILKDRLMGNL; this is translated from the coding sequence ATGCTGGCGTGGATTCTTGCCGCCGGGGCAGTGCTCTGCCTGGCTTATTATGCGATTATCGTAACCTACGCAGGATTTGGGACTGCGTTTTCTGCGGTGTGGCTGTTTCTGGGGATCTTTTTGGGAGTGGCGGCAGCAGGCGTGCGGTATTATCAGAGATATCCCGAGCGGATCCCGCTGTGGATCCCAGTCTCACTTGTGACGCTCTGTGCTTCGGGGGTGATTGTGCTTTTAGTGGTGCAGATCCTCATATTTGGGCGGATTCCGTCTTCTGCAGAGCCGGATCTGGACTATGTGATTGTGCTGGGGGCGCAGGTGAAGCCTGAGGGACTCAGTAAGACCTTGAAGCTGCGCCTTGATAAAGCTGCGGAATATGCCAGACAGAACCCGGACACGCTTCTGGTACTGTCGGGAGCAAAAGGCGCCAATGAACCGGTTACGGAAGCGTCTGCCATGAGGGAATATCTTCTGGAGCAGGGCATAGAGGATGAACAGATGCTTTTGGAGGAGCGCTCCTACAGCACAGTGGAAAATATCGCTTATAGTAAGATCCTGATCGAAGAAGACCGGGAGCAGCGGCATGCGGCGGAGCTGAAAAGGACGGAGAGTGAACGGAGAGTGCCGGGAGCAGCGATCATGTCGGAGAAACTGGCGGCGCAAATGGCGGAGAAACCAGCGCGCATCGGCATTCTCACCAGCAATTTCCATTTGAGCCGCGCAAGGCTGATCGCGCGCAAGCAGGGGCTGACGGATGTCAGAGGGATCGCTTCCGAGTCGGATAAGGTGCTGTTTGTACATTTTTGCTTAAGGGACAGCCTGGCGATATTAAAAGACCGATTGATGGGTAACCTGTAA
- a CDS encoding insulinase family protein — protein sequence MIDQLEKIEGLNAYRVVEHKTIQEMQSEGIVLEHKKTKARLFLLSNDDENKVFCIGFRTPPSDDTGLPHILEHSVLCGSDKFPLKDPFVELVKGSLNTFLNAMTYPDKTVYPVASCNEKDFQNLMDVYMDAVLHPNIYKEEKIFRQEGWHYELESEDAPLIYNGVVYNEMKGAYSSPESLLDSFTQKTLFPDNCYGKDSGGDPAFIPELTYEKFLDFHSTYYHPSNSYIYLYGDMDMAEKLKWLDEEYLCHYEERTVDSRIPEQKAFDQPVERELHYSITDGEPEEDATYLSVNTVVGTDLDPKLYVAFQILEYTLLDAPGAPLKQALIDAGIGKDVMGGYESGILQPFFSVIAKDANPEQKGEFLAVVKGTLRRLADQGINKKSLLAGMNFYEFKYREADYGSAPKGLMYGLQCLDSWLYDGDPMMHLQYQETFDYLKNAVHEGFFEQLIRDYLLDNPFEAVLVVSPEKNLTAKEDEKVAKRLADHKASLSADKIAGLIEDTKALKLYQDTPSTPEAMEKIPLLSREDIDKQAEKFYWTEKTEDEIKVLHHNFFTAGIGYLKVLFMTDTVPQEDLYYVGLLKSVLGSVDTEHYTYSDLTSEIHLNSGGVDFSVSSFANLQDEEKFTGAFVASVRVLYDRLDFGFGILEEILNHSVFTDRKRLGEVIQETRSRARMKLENAGHSTAVSRATSYFSATSWYNEMTGGTSYYHFLEKIAKDYETEKDAIAAKLQEVCGKLFTRSNMLVNYTADDKGYGYLPESLKLLVSRLPEGGGERYPFTHPVENLNEGLKTSAQVDYVARCGNFRKKGYEYTGALKILQVILSYDYLWLNIRVKGGAYGCMSGFGRSGEGYLVSYRDPNLKETNEVYEGIPAYLEQFDPDERDMTKYVIGTISNLDTPLTPSIKGSRGLSAYLSGVTEEMQQKERDQVLGATRDDIRALADLIRAVLATGSFCVVGNEEKIEANRAMFGVVENLTRG from the coding sequence ATGATCGATCAACTGGAAAAGATAGAGGGACTGAATGCCTATCGGGTGGTGGAACACAAGACCATCCAGGAGATGCAGTCGGAAGGAATCGTTCTGGAGCACAAAAAGACGAAGGCAAGACTCTTCCTTCTGTCCAATGATGATGAAAACAAGGTGTTCTGTATAGGATTTCGGACCCCTCCGTCCGACGACACGGGGCTGCCGCATATTCTGGAGCACAGCGTACTTTGCGGTTCTGACAAGTTTCCGCTTAAGGATCCGTTTGTGGAGCTGGTGAAGGGTTCCCTCAATACGTTTTTAAATGCCATGACCTATCCAGATAAGACCGTGTATCCGGTGGCAAGCTGCAATGAAAAGGATTTTCAGAACCTGATGGATGTTTACATGGATGCCGTGCTGCATCCCAACATCTATAAAGAAGAAAAGATCTTCCGGCAGGAGGGCTGGCACTACGAGCTGGAATCTGAGGATGCGCCGCTGATCTACAACGGCGTTGTGTACAATGAGATGAAGGGCGCTTACTCCTCCCCGGAGAGTCTGCTGGACAGCTTTACCCAGAAGACGCTGTTCCCGGACAACTGTTATGGGAAGGATTCCGGCGGTGATCCGGCATTTATCCCGGAGCTGACCTATGAGAAATTCCTGGATTTCCACAGCACCTATTATCATCCGTCCAACAGCTATATCTATCTCTATGGAGATATGGATATGGCAGAGAAGCTTAAGTGGCTGGATGAGGAGTATCTCTGCCATTATGAGGAGCGGACGGTGGATTCACGGATCCCGGAGCAGAAGGCGTTTGACCAGCCGGTGGAGCGGGAGCTGCATTATTCCATTACGGACGGGGAACCGGAAGAGGATGCAACCTATCTGTCTGTGAATACGGTTGTGGGAACGGACTTGGATCCGAAGCTGTATGTGGCGTTCCAGATCCTGGAATATACCTTGCTGGATGCACCGGGAGCGCCGTTAAAACAGGCGCTGATCGACGCGGGCATCGGCAAGGATGTGATGGGCGGATACGAGAGCGGGATCTTACAGCCGTTTTTCAGCGTGATCGCAAAGGATGCGAACCCGGAGCAGAAGGGCGAATTTCTTGCGGTGGTAAAGGGCACGCTGCGGAGGCTGGCGGACCAGGGGATCAATAAAAAGAGCCTGCTGGCAGGCATGAACTTTTATGAATTTAAGTACCGGGAAGCGGATTATGGCTCTGCGCCAAAGGGGCTGATGTATGGTCTCCAGTGTCTGGACAGCTGGCTGTATGACGGGGATCCGATGATGCATTTACAGTACCAGGAGACCTTTGATTACCTGAAAAATGCAGTCCATGAGGGCTTTTTTGAACAGCTGATCCGTGATTATCTGCTGGATAATCCGTTCGAGGCGGTGCTGGTGGTAAGCCCGGAGAAGAACCTGACGGCAAAAGAGGATGAGAAGGTGGCAAAGCGCCTGGCGGACCATAAGGCGTCCCTCAGTGCAGATAAGATCGCCGGACTGATCGAGGATACCAAGGCGCTGAAGCTATATCAGGATACTCCGTCCACGCCGGAGGCCATGGAGAAGATCCCGCTTCTTAGCCGGGAAGACATTGATAAACAGGCGGAGAAGTTTTATTGGACCGAGAAGACAGAGGACGAGATAAAAGTCCTGCACCACAACTTCTTTACGGCGGGGATCGGTTATCTGAAGGTGCTGTTCATGACGGATACGGTGCCGCAGGAGGATCTGTATTATGTGGGGCTCTTAAAATCCGTGTTGGGCAGTGTGGATACGGAGCATTATACCTATTCCGATTTGACCAGCGAGATCCATTTAAACAGCGGCGGCGTGGATTTTTCCGTGTCTTCCTTTGCAAATCTGCAGGATGAGGAGAAGTTTACCGGTGCATTCGTGGCGAGTGTTCGGGTGTTGTATGACAGGCTGGATTTCGGTTTTGGGATTCTGGAGGAGATCTTGAATCATTCTGTCTTTACCGACAGGAAGCGTCTGGGTGAGGTCATCCAGGAGACCCGCTCCCGTGCCAGGATGAAGCTGGAAAATGCGGGCCACTCCACGGCGGTTTCCCGGGCCACCTCCTATTTCTCCGCTACCTCCTGGTACAATGAGATGACAGGCGGAACCTCCTACTATCATTTCCTGGAAAAGATCGCTAAGGATTACGAGACGGAGAAGGATGCCATCGCTGCGAAGCTTCAGGAGGTGTGCGGGAAACTGTTTACCCGCTCCAATATGCTGGTGAACTATACAGCGGATGACAAGGGGTATGGGTATCTTCCGGAGAGTTTAAAGCTTCTGGTTTCCAGGCTGCCGGAGGGAGGCGGCGAGCGGTACCCGTTCACCCATCCGGTGGAAAACTTAAATGAGGGCCTCAAGACCTCGGCTCAGGTGGATTATGTGGCGCGGTGCGGCAATTTCAGAAAAAAAGGGTATGAATATACCGGCGCGTTGAAAATTTTGCAGGTGATCTTAAGTTATGACTATCTATGGCTGAACATCCGTGTGAAGGGCGGCGCTTACGGCTGCATGAGCGGGTTCGGACGGTCAGGCGAAGGGTATCTGGTCTCCTACCGGGACCCGAACCTAAAGGAGACCAATGAGGTTTATGAGGGGATTCCTGCATATCTTGAGCAGTTTGACCCGGATGAGCGGGACATGACCAAGTATGTGATCGGGACCATAAGCAATTTAGATACGCCGCTGACTCCGTCCATCAAGGGCAGCAGAGGCCTGTCTGCCTATCTGTCGGGTGTGACGGAAGAGATGCAGCAGAAGGAGCGCGACCAGGTGCTCGGCGCGACCAGGGATGATATCCGGGCGCTGGCCGACCTTATCCGCGCAGTACTGGCAACCGGCAGCTTCTGTGTGGTTGGCAATGAAGAAAAGATCGAGGCAAACCGCGCCATGTTTGGCGTAGTGGAGAACCTTACGAGAGGATAA
- the era gene encoding GTPase Era — MQKKSGFVTLIGRPNVGKSTLMNHLIGQKIAITSDKPQTTRNRIQTVYTDERGQIIFLDTPGIHKAKNKLGQYMVNVAEHTLKEVDVVMWLVEPTTFIGAGERHIAEQLRTVRTPVILVINKIDTLKNQEEILTFIDAYKDICNFAEIVPVSALKEKNTDLLTELIFKYLPYGPQFYDEDTVTDQPMRQIAAELIREKALRLLNEEIPHGIAVTIEKMTERSNGIMDIEATIVCERDSHKGIIIGKGGAMLKRIGSAARRELEEMLETKVNLQLWVKVRKEWRDSETLMKNYGYTPEK, encoded by the coding sequence ATGCAGAAAAAATCCGGTTTCGTGACGCTGATCGGCAGGCCCAACGTGGGCAAATCCACGCTGATGAATCACCTGATCGGCCAGAAGATCGCCATCACCTCGGATAAACCGCAGACCACCAGGAACCGCATCCAAACTGTGTACACGGATGAACGCGGGCAGATCATTTTCCTGGACACTCCGGGCATCCATAAGGCCAAGAATAAGCTTGGCCAATATATGGTCAATGTGGCGGAGCACACCTTGAAGGAGGTGGATGTGGTTATGTGGCTGGTGGAGCCGACCACCTTCATCGGGGCGGGGGAGCGGCATATTGCGGAGCAGCTGCGCACGGTAAGAACTCCGGTCATCCTGGTCATCAACAAGATCGATACACTGAAGAACCAGGAAGAGATCCTGACCTTCATCGACGCTTATAAGGATATCTGCAATTTTGCGGAGATCGTGCCTGTGTCGGCTCTGAAGGAGAAGAACACGGATCTTTTGACGGAGCTGATCTTTAAATACCTGCCCTACGGTCCGCAGTTTTACGATGAGGATACGGTGACGGACCAGCCTATGCGCCAGATCGCGGCAGAGCTGATCCGGGAGAAGGCCCTGCGCCTGCTAAATGAGGAGATCCCTCACGGCATTGCGGTGACGATCGAGAAGATGACGGAGCGTTCAAACGGTATCATGGATATTGAGGCGACGATCGTCTGTGAGCGGGACTCCCACAAGGGCATCATCATTGGCAAGGGCGGCGCCATGTTAAAGCGCATCGGTTCTGCCGCCAGACGGGAGCTGGAGGAGATGCTGGAGACAAAGGTCAACTTACAGCTCTGGGTAAAGGTGCGTAAGGAGTGGCGCGACAGCGAGACCCTGATGAAGAATTATGGCTACACGCCTGAGAAATAA
- the recO gene encoding DNA repair protein RecO, with protein sequence MRETTNLTGMVLKATPSGEYDRRLVLLTRERGKLTAFARGAKRPGNQLMAVSRPFVFGQFRLFEGRDAYSLQSAEISNYFTELAGDVQAACYGSYFLELADYYCRENVDGTEMLLLLYQSMRALLKPALPDDLVQLVFELRAMVINGEYTEHPPRAVSDSATYAWEYIIASPIESLYTFVLTEEVQRELKICVDINKKKFIDREFHSLEILEMMEFSCRY encoded by the coding sequence TTGAGGGAGACGACAAATCTGACGGGGATGGTATTAAAGGCCACCCCTTCAGGAGAATATGACAGGCGCCTGGTCCTTCTGACCCGGGAGCGGGGGAAGCTGACAGCATTCGCCCGCGGGGCCAAACGGCCGGGCAATCAGCTGATGGCGGTGAGCCGTCCGTTTGTGTTCGGGCAGTTCCGGCTGTTTGAGGGGCGGGACGCCTACAGTCTGCAGAGCGCAGAGATCAGCAATTATTTTACGGAGCTTGCCGGGGATGTGCAGGCGGCCTGTTACGGCTCCTATTTCCTGGAACTGGCAGACTATTACTGCCGTGAGAATGTGGACGGCACCGAGATGCTCCTTCTGCTCTACCAGTCCATGCGGGCGCTCTTAAAACCGGCGCTGCCCGATGACCTGGTGCAGTTAGTGTTTGAACTGCGCGCCATGGTCATCAATGGAGAATATACAGAGCATCCCCCGCGTGCGGTCAGTGACTCGGCCACATATGCGTGGGAGTACATTATCGCCTCTCCGATCGAGTCATTATATACCTTTGTCTTGACGGAGGAGGTGCAGAGAGAATTGAAAATCTGTGTGGATATCAACAAAAAGAAGTTTATCGACCGGGAATTTCATTCTCTGGAGATCCTGGAAATGATGGAATTTTCATGTAGGTATTGA
- a CDS encoding glycine--tRNA ligase — protein MEKTMEKIVALAKSRGFVYPGSEIYGGLANTWDYGNLGVELKNNVKKAWWQKFVQESPYNVGVDCAILMNSQTWVASGHLGGFSDPLMDCKSCKERFRADKLIEDYMDENGITIEGSVDAWSQEEMKQYIDEKNICCPSCGKHDFTDIRQFNLMFKTFQGVTEDAKNTVYLRPETAQGIFVNFKNVQRTSRKKVPFGIGQIGKSFRNEITPGNFTFRTREFEQMELEFFCKPGTDLEWFAYWKEFCINWLKALGIKDDEMRARDHSPEELCFYSKATTDIEFLFPFGWGELWGIADRTDYDLTQHQNTSGEDMTYFDDEAKEKYVPYVIEPSLGADRVTLAFLCAAYDEEEIGEGDVRTVLHFHPAIAPVKIGILPLSKKLNEGAEKIYAELSKYYNCEFDDRGNIGKRYRRQDEIGTPFCITYDFGSEEDHAVTVRDRDTMEQVRVPVAELKAYFEDKFRF, from the coding sequence ATGGAAAAGACGATGGAAAAGATTGTGGCGCTGGCCAAGAGCAGAGGTTTTGTATATCCAGGTTCCGAGATCTACGGAGGCCTTGCCAATACCTGGGATTACGGCAACCTGGGTGTGGAGCTTAAAAACAATGTGAAAAAAGCATGGTGGCAGAAATTCGTTCAGGAAAGCCCCTACAACGTGGGTGTGGACTGCGCGATCCTGATGAATTCCCAGACATGGGTGGCATCTGGCCATCTGGGCGGTTTCTCCGACCCGCTGATGGACTGTAAGTCCTGCAAGGAGCGTTTCCGCGCCGACAAGCTGATCGAGGACTACATGGACGAGAACGGCATCACCATCGAAGGCTCCGTGGATGCATGGTCCCAGGAAGAGATGAAGCAGTACATCGACGAGAAGAATATCTGCTGTCCCAGCTGCGGCAAGCATGATTTCACTGATATCCGCCAGTTCAACCTGATGTTCAAGACCTTCCAGGGCGTGACGGAGGATGCCAAGAACACCGTATACTTAAGACCGGAGACCGCACAGGGTATTTTCGTGAACTTCAAGAACGTACAGCGCACCTCCAGGAAGAAAGTGCCGTTCGGCATCGGACAGATCGGTAAATCCTTCCGTAACGAGATCACTCCGGGCAACTTCACCTTCCGTACCCGTGAGTTTGAGCAGATGGAGCTGGAATTCTTCTGCAAGCCTGGCACCGACCTTGAGTGGTTCGCCTATTGGAAAGAATTCTGCATCAACTGGTTAAAAGCTCTGGGTATTAAGGATGATGAGATGCGGGCCAGAGACCATTCTCCGGAAGAACTCTGCTTCTACAGCAAGGCCACTACAGACATTGAGTTTTTATTCCCGTTTGGCTGGGGTGAGCTGTGGGGCATCGCAGACCGTACTGATTACGATCTGACCCAGCACCAGAATACCTCCGGCGAAGATATGACCTATTTTGACGACGAGGCTAAGGAGAAATATGTACCGTATGTCATTGAGCCGTCCCTGGGCGCAGACCGTGTGACCCTCGCATTCCTGTGCGCCGCTTACGATGAGGAGGAGATCGGTGAGGGCGATGTGCGTACCGTCCTGCATTTCCACCCGGCCATCGCTCCAGTGAAGATCGGGATCCTGCCGCTGTCCAAGAAGCTGAACGAGGGCGCGGAGAAGATATACGCAGAGCTGTCCAAGTACTACAACTGTGAGTTTGACGACAGAGGCAACATCGGCAAGCGTTACAGAAGGCAGGACGAGATCGGTACTCCGTTCTGTATCACCTATGATTTTGGTTCCGAGGAGGACCATGCAGTGACCGTCCGCGACCGCGATACCATGGAGCAGGTGCGCGTACCGGTTGCTGAGCTGAAAGCCTACTTCGAGGATAAGTTCCGCTTTTAA
- a CDS encoding type II toxin-antitoxin system RelE/ParE family toxin encodes MNKFEILFYQKANGEEPAKDFILQQDPKMKAKLLRIIEMIGTNGNVLGEPYTKSLSDGIYEIRAKHSSDITRVLYFFEVGGRIVLTNGFVKKTDKTPRREIETAKKYRNDYRRRARHDQI; translated from the coding sequence TTGAATAAGTTTGAGATTTTGTTTTATCAAAAAGCGAATGGAGAGGAACCGGCAAAAGATTTTATTTTGCAGCAGGATCCTAAGATGAAGGCAAAACTGCTGCGGATCATTGAGATGATTGGGACCAATGGCAATGTGTTGGGAGAGCCTTACACGAAGAGTCTTTCGGATGGCATTTATGAGATCCGGGCAAAACACAGTTCTGATATTACCAGGGTTTTATATTTTTTTGAAGTGGGAGGAAGGATCGTGCTGACCAACGGTTTTGTCAAAAAGACGGATAAAACCCCGCGAAGAGAGATTGAGACAGCGAAGAAATACAGAAATGATTATAGAAGGAGGGCACGACATGACCAGATTTGA
- a CDS encoding helix-turn-helix domain-containing protein, with product MTRFDDFLKEQLTDPEVKKEYDALQPEFDIIQAIIDTRKSQNLTQKELSERTGITQADISRIETGTRNPSLDMLKRLADGMGMYLKVEFIPKKMR from the coding sequence ATGACCAGATTTGATGATTTTTTGAAAGAACAGCTTACGGATCCGGAAGTGAAAAAGGAGTACGATGCGTTGCAGCCGGAGTTTGACATTATCCAGGCGATCATCGATACCAGGAAAAGCCAGAATCTGACCCAGAAGGAGTTGTCCGAACGGACCGGCATCACCCAGGCAGATATCAGCCGTATCGAGACCGGGACCAGGAATCCCAGCCTGGATATGCTGAAGCGGCTGGCTGATGGGATGGGGATGTATCTGAAGGTGGAATTTATACCGAAGAAGATGAGATGA